The Diadema setosum chromosome 8, eeDiaSeto1, whole genome shotgun sequence genome includes the window AGTGTAAAGAAGATTGTAACATGGGGGTTaggcacatacatgtagttgacTGTGCACATTCTGACATAAGATACCAGGAATAAAGATCACTGTAATGAAAACAAGATAGGCTGTATGTACATACAGTTAAAATAATGTCAATTTAATCAAAGTTTCTCAGAGTAATTCATAATCTTCTTGGTACCTAGTACAGTTTTGTTCCATTCTCTTCCCTCAAATGGTCTCACAAGTGTGTCAAACAAATCAATGTCACACTAGGATGTACAGCGTAATCCTATGCTGTCATTAAAACCTTTCTTGTTCACTTAAATCATGTACAGAACTTTCTTTTTCAGCAGGAAAGAGTActttaaaagtggatattttcgcgcaagtaatttttcatgctctgtggggtaagatgagtttccatggaatcaagacaaagtactggaacatatggcaaatATTTGCATGTTTCTAGTTTTGCGTTcatttctggttgtgcgaaaagtgcaaaaatttcaacaccgcataAATTACAGTATTTGTTGGATTGAAATTAAACATGTCGTAAAACTGAGTACATTCATGGGCTCATGAAACGGCTTAGAAAAAACTGTGCATACATAAGCATGTAAAGTCCACAGCTAAGAATATGCAGGTTAAAATTACTGAAACAATAGCACAATATCAGCACATGCTTCCCTGTGCCTACATGTAAGCCCTCAAAGTTCTTCAACTCACCCACTGAACATGAGAAACACATACAGTTGGTGACAAGAAAATCAAGAATATCACTATATgagtgtttgttataatggggtTTGCCAGtacaatttcttcttcttttaaacCACTAGTtacaatatacacatgtacactgtacatgtatgaaaaaaaaaatgttctctgAATAGCCAAGACTCTTTGCCAATGGTGTCTAAAATAAATTTCAACTGTGCCTAAAGCATGCCACTTTCGAATGAACTTAGTCCTAATCATGTAGTACTGATTGATAAAGGCGAAAAAGAGTGttctaatacatgtatatttcagtattgctgcatatatatatatatatctccatATATATCCTTAAATTGCATATTCACATGTACATCTATCAACTGCATCATAAAGGATTTTCAAACGCAATGCATTCATCATTGCCATTCAAAGTCCATTCTTCCCACTTTATGGGATTGGAGGGGTTAATTTCCTTCATAGCCTTTCTCCAAGATATTGCTcactcttaacccattgagaatgggcagattttactacaacacacaattcccatagacacctgcccaagtatacttgggacttgtcttaCATATTGAAAGACAGTATAAAAAATGAGTCAATTATGAGCTATTTcacaatatcaaaaaaaaaaaaaaaaaaaaaaaaaaaatccacattgCATGAATAGTTGAATATCTTCAGGCCATGAATACACAGCACTTCTCTAATTAAATTTTTATACTATGCATTGTCAAAATAAAACCAAGACTTTGGCTATGCTCGTTTGATGTTGTAAGAGGTAACATAGTGTGTATGACTTCTTATCTTTGACATCTGACATAAACTTCAAAAGGCACATCACACACAATACATTTAGGTTAGTTCTACTGCAATACACAATATTGGTCCTTGTATGTGATCATGTCATGAAAACtcatccattattattaccgttcacctgaaataaaaacaagactGGAATAGGTCTTCATTaaaactgttctttttttccaattctCTTAAAGTGAGGCAGTCCtcacgaattaaaaaaaaaaaaatatgttgttggtacctccaatgaactactttcaccaaaaacaaactttcaaatcacaaaataagctcgtaaatttttgttgaaaaattgtGAATCTCCATGGTGAATATTCTAATGAGCAAGTCTTGGCGGAGAGTCCAACGTCACCGAGGCACAACTCTTCTAAGCCGTGTTCTGCTCGTTATGCGTACGCTAATTGTTACCTGGATGCATGAAGAAGGCGATGGCTACtagtatttgacattgtttttatgtactgtatgtgtgtgtgtgtgtgtgtgtatgtattgcaTATTGTATATTCGCACAGTACGCCTGTGGACGGCACTACAGTACTACagatctacggtagataccCCGGTTGCATTTGCCCTTCCATTCTATCACAGCGCAGCCTTGTCGCCGCGCATGCAGTTATACTTTTGACGTGGACAGGTAGGCTGTGGCCCTCGGTTATAAGCCGAGAAAACTGAAGCTAGCCAGATATGCAATCCCGACCATATTTGCTCATATgagttataaaacagaaacacctcgAGCATCGACTTCAGAGAGAACCGAGGAAAGGAAGCGTAAATGTTAGAGAGGTACAGAAAGTGGCTAGCTACTAGTACTAGTATGTGTCATTTACAGTGGGGCTGCAGCCAGGGTTGGACTGCAGTGCCATGGCAAGTGCTGACTGGACCTGCACGGCAAAGTGGAGCGAAATCATATTCCTGTGGTCCCCTGTTTTTACCCTGCCCGGTAGAAGTCATATTCATTTGATATCTGAGTACTTACAGAAATATCGAGATAGAAACAATATTTCCTTTGAAGAATTCGAGTCCTTATGCCCAGGTAATCTTCGGTCTGAACGCCGAACTCAGCTAGACGGAGTATTGTGTACATTAGTATGATAAGAATTCGCGCGCGAGAGTGGTTTGTACGCAAAGTAGTATGCAACACGGACAGAAGCTAGAAAAGGACCGTGCCTACTTGATGTCAAGTACGTGgtatatttgattttaaaatattTATAAATTTATGTTTACAATATTAATTTACATAAATTATACATAACTAAGCTTGAaacattttgtttaaaataataaaatcacatattttcacattttatgataACATTACAACTGATCATTTGAACACTTAAATTGGTTTTTAGAGGCACGGCTGTCAACTTGAGAGTCGGGCATCAATGACGTAGCATCTTTGTGCAGGCTCTTACACGATCGCCTGCAGGAATTATTTGTCAAAAACCGCGTACGGAGACAGTTTTTAATTTCCACGCGTATAAACTGGTGAAAGGTtatattttttactcttcttaatcatcagtacagtgaaaatctcaggactgcctccctttaaagggaagataaaccccaagagcaatgtggattgagtgaaagcagcaacattagtagaacacatcagtgaaagtttgaagaaaatcggacaatcgatgcaaaagttatgaatttttaaagttttggtgttggaaccgctggatgaggagactactagaggttatgacgtatgagtggacaacaataccaagaaaatataaagaaaattctacaaaaatccatttttcatgaaaattacaaattccatcaacttgatattgacatatgttaagggtagcaattattccccctgctttctgaaagaggttggtccattgctctttcatgattctagaaaagtgaatttttgttgaatttcctttatattttctttgtattgttgtccactcatacgtcatatcctctagtagtctcctcatccagcggttccaacaccaaaactttaaaaattcataacttttgcatcgattgtccgattttcctcaaactttcactgatgtgttctactaatgttgctgctttcactcaatccacattgctcttggggtttatcttccctttaaagatcaCAGAACAGAAACTGTACCTCTTTCCCTAATCAGTCCCCTAATCTCTTTCATACCACCTTCCAAATATATTCACTGCAATGATGGGATCCTTCACACCCTCTCCAATGCTCCAAACTTGATCCCTCTCTTCAGAGAACGTCCATTCCTCCCTCACTGGAGGAAGCTGAACTTTGGTGGCCACCACCTCCGGGAAGAGCCTGGTCTTGGCCGACTGCCCCTCAATCCTGAGATCGAAATTGCTGAAGACTGTCGCAGCATCACTCACCTCTGCACCACACCGATACGGGTCATTGTCAGACCCACACCGCACCAACGAGCAGCACTGGATGTAGTAGTCGCCGTTCATGGTGTGCAGGCCGTCGAAGACGCCCAGAGCGTAGAGCTCCGATTCAGACTGTCGGCTAAAGTTGAGTGTGCAAGAGACATTGTTGTTGCTGATAGAAACCCTCCCTTGCTTACCAGTCAGGAGGGTCACGTTATAAGGGTCATCGTTCAGCTTggcaatgaaatattttgggatgCCTTGCGCAGGCTCTGATCGGTCAAAGATGTTGGTTTTACCAGAGTTCCCTAAGCCTCCATTGATGCCTTCAAGAAGACTTGATTTGATGCCACTTGTGATGCCAGACAAATCTTTGTCATAGGTCAGATGAATGCCActggaatatttcatttcattaaggGTCTTTGACGAGGCACCGGTTTTCACTTCTCCCATGAGCATTTTCCCCAGTATGGACTCCATGTCATAGGTGTAGGTCACTGCACCATCATGTGGAGAGAAGATGCCGCTACCGGTCATCTGCGCTATGGGGTAGTGCTGGTTGGCGGCTAGGAGGTTCACCCCATAGCTCAGACTCCAAGCTTGCTGATACTCGGCGGCGCTCAGCAGCGGCAGCTCGTTCATCCAGGCCGTCGGGAACACCATAGTGTCCACGCCCAGCTTGTTGACCAGGGTCTCCACAGGCTGCGCAAAAAGGATATCAAAACATGTGAAGAGTCCAAAGTAGCCAAAGCTCGTCTGGAATGCTGCCACCTCGCCCTGTCCATGCCCTGGATTGAAGACTTTAGCTTCACCGGTGTACAGGTTCTCCTTGTGGTACCGCGCCACAAGTCGCCCGTTCTCTGCAAACGCCACGTCGGTGTTATACTGGTAGCGTCCATCAGGAGGGCAGTCTGGGTCCGTTTTCGGTTCACACGGTTGGATGGTCATTAAGTTTGCAACGATGGTGATGTTGTGCTTCAGTGCCAGACAGCTGAGCCGGTGTTGAATTGTAATGTTGACAATGGATTTCTCATGGCAGGGAATGTAAGCCCTTGATTTGGATGGAGTAGGAACTTCCTCGAGGTATGGGATGACATGATCACGCTCTTCATTGACGAAACCAGTAATACCGTACTCTGGAAACACAATGATGTCCGTTCCCTGAAGGATGAAAACAGCAATGACAAACTTAAGTGCCATGCCTCTTTCCTTGGCTGCATTTAACAAGCTACACATGAAAAGACTAATGCTGCATCCAGTCAACAATAGTCACTGTCTTTGTGTGTAAATCTACTTTTAACAATTAGTTTCATAACAATTCATACCCTAAACTTGTTCTTTTGTTGGTTAAAAATTTAAGTAAattgtatacatttgtatacaatgtattgattCCACTGTGCTTTTGACTGGTAAAAGTACTCGAAAATCTGGTTTCTTGTTTATTTAATTAATTTGCCCAAAAAGTTGTAATAACATACGAATATGACACAAAGTGATGAATGttgaatatttcattgtttctaGATGGTTGGTTGataattaattcatttattgaaGCACTTCTGGAGATCAAATCATTAATCATTGTCTAATAATCTGAGTACCGGTGTTTGTTATAATTGAATCATTATCTTGATGATTCTACGGGAccatcaatactgtaccttTGAGGCAGCAGTCAAAGCATAGTAATCATAAATGTCAAGGTTCAGGTTGATAATGGCCGTTGCTTGATCCCTGTTGACAAAAGGCAGGAGCCAGGATATGGCCTTGTGCTCCACCACAGCGGCGGTGTAGTCTGCCGAGGTCTGCCTCATCAGCATGAGGAGAAAAACTGCTGCAGCTAGAAGGATGATTCGCATTGCCTTGCGTGGtgccattttctctctttcaggAAAGTCCAGACAATTTCCTGCTGGTAGAATAGAAGCACggcaaaaatgcaaacaaatgattttattaAACACTATTAAGTGACTCACATTAGGACTTTTCCTTGAATCAATATCCTTGCAAAAtaccaccacaaaaaaaaaaaaaaaaatacaaataccgGTACTTCTAAGCACACTTTTTGGCTACACAAtgtgtagacagaaagatccgtctgtccgtagGAGTCTTTTACTTTtatgacgttatcgctctcctcggaggggatccgtgaagccagatgcagtctccgcgaaacatttccccgacgaccagatacagaccgatctttcggtcaacacGATGTGTAGACCCAATGTAAGTAATACTACCCCTGATCTTTTCAAAGAAATTTATCctcgagacaaaaaaaaaagtgttttttctttttttttttagtatcaaACGTTAATTCTCAAATGAGAAAATGTGTGAAAGCAGTGATTTCGTACCGATAATGTACACAAACTTGACGTCCTTGTGAAATGTACCTCTGGGCTCTACACCCATATCCCATTGATCACTTATAAATTGTTTGCAAGTGTAACTGACACAATGAA containing:
- the LOC140231603 gene encoding pantetheinase-like, whose protein sequence is MAPRKAMRIILLAAAVFLLMLMRQTSADYTAAVVEHKAISWLLPFVNRDQATAIINLNLDIYDYYALTAASKGTDIIVFPEYGITGFVNEERDHVIPYLEEVPTPSKSRAYIPCHEKSIVNITIQHRLSCLALKHNITIVANLMTIQPCEPKTDPDCPPDGRYQYNTDVAFAENGRLVARYHKENLYTGEAKVFNPGHGQGEVAAFQTSFGYFGLFTCFDILFAQPVETLVNKLGVDTMVFPTAWMNELPLLSAAEYQQAWSLSYGVNLLAANQHYPIAQMTGSGIFSPHDGAVTYTYDMESILGKMLMGEVKTGASSKTLNEMKYSSGIHLTYDKDLSGITSGIKSSLLEGINGGLGNSGKTNIFDRSEPAQGIPKYFIAKLNDDPYNVTLLTGKQGRVSISNNNVSCTLNFSRQSESELYALGVFDGLHTMNGDYYIQCCSLVRCGSDNDPYRCGAEVSDAATVFSNFDLRIEGQSAKTRLFPEVVATKVQLPPVREEWTFSEERDQVWSIGEGVKDPIIAVNIFGRWYERD